One Oryza glaberrima chromosome 11, OglaRS2, whole genome shotgun sequence genomic region harbors:
- the LOC127755782 gene encoding flavonol 3-sulfotransferase-like — protein MLPMSSTTGAGQSAGPGPVPFKDIVVDDDAAAGGGVQVQQPVAEEYHDIIATLPCRPSMHEYQGTWILDDWLPGRMAFRRRFEARAGDVVLASLPKCGTTWLKALAFATAARDRYDPSSSGGGDRQHPLRRLNPHECVPFVEVVYNAGEEAKLDAAPSPRIISTHAPYSLLPASITQSSTCKIIYISREPKDMLISLWHFINKRCKPNIIPFSDIWNSIYNDAYPESPIREHILGYWNMSKIQSDRVLFLKYEDVLRDPIKNVEKIAEFIGQPFSDAEKEAGIIESIVKLCSLENLKALATNSTGNYQRLMKEVPSESFFRKGVVGDWANYVTPDMAERMDKFLAEKFHGSGFSFTECL, from the exons ATGCTGCCGATGAGTAGCACCACTGGCGCAGGACAATCTGCAGGCCCGGGCCCCGTACCGTTTAAGGACATCGTCGTCGatgacgacgccgccgccggcggcggcgtgcaggtGCAGCAGCCCGTGGCAGAGGAGTACCACGACATCATCGCCACGCTCCCGTGCAGACCGTCGATGCACGAGTACCAGGGCACCTGGATCCTGGACGACTGGCTCCCAGGGAGAATGGCGTTCCGCCGCCGCTTCGAggcgcgcgccggcgacgtggtCCTCGCGAGCCTGCCCAAGTGCGGCACCACGTGGCTCAAGGCCCtggccttcgccaccgccgcgcgtgACAGGTACGACCCGTcgtcgtcgggcggcggcgatcgaCAGCACCCGCTGCGGCGGCTCAACCCGCACGAGTGCGTGCCGTTCGTGGAGGTCGTCTACAACGCCGGGGAGGAGGCGAAGCTCGACGCGGCGCCATCGCCGAGGATCATCAGCACGCACGCGCCGTATTCTCTCCTGCCAGCGTCTATCACCCAGAGCTCCACCTGCAAAATCATATACATCTCTAG GGAGCCAAAGGATATGTTAATCTCTCTTTGGCATTTCATCAACAAACGTTGCAAGCCTAATATCATCCCATTTTCGGATATCTGGAATTCCATCTACAATGATGCATACCCTGAGAGCCCAATACGGGAGCATATTCTTGGGTACTGGAACATGAGCAAAATACAGTCAGACAGAGTGTTATTCCTAAAGTATGAGGATGTCCTACGAGATCCCATAAAGAATGTCGAGAAAATTGCTGAGTTCATAGGGCAACCATTCTCAGATGCCGAGAAAGAGGCAGGGATTATCGAGAGCATCGTGAAGCTATGCAGTTTAGAGAACCTCAAGGCTTTGGCCACGAACAGCACGGGTAATTATCAGAGGTTGATGAAGGAGGTACCCAGTGAGTCATTCTTCAGGAAAGGTGTCGTTGGAGATTGGGCAAACTATGTCACACCAGATATGGCTGAGAGAATGGACAAGTTTCTTGCTGAAAAGTTCCACGGATCTGGGTTCTCCTTTACGGAGTGTTTGTGA